The Oncorhynchus masou masou isolate Uvic2021 chromosome 31, UVic_Omas_1.1, whole genome shotgun sequence genome includes a region encoding these proteins:
- the LOC135524590 gene encoding lipoprotein lipase-like isoform X1: MKGLQVQCLYFLVLNSVLSVSSLEEDHSVHTLENLSVSQTGLTTEHHTSPGPPHPASSPAGSSETSHSNNNFMDNFKDLFQKNDATPHAFTKFSLRKPLMPEDDICYIIPSNPESLKECTFNSTSKTFLVIHGWTVSGLFESWVAKLVSALYEREQDANVIVVDWLYTAQNHYPVAAQDTKMVGQEIAHFIDWLEEATNIPLDNLHLIGYSLGAHVAGFAGSHASNKVGRITGLDPAGPDFEGEHAHHRLSPDDAHFVDVLHTFTQGSLGFSIGIRQPVGHVDIYPNGGSFQPGCNLQSTLETISKYGLFAITDIPRCSHERSIYLFIDSLVNEQEASMAYRCGSNDMFDRGMCLSCRKNHCNTVGYNIRKICMTRSIKMYTKTKDSMPFRVYHYQLKIHFSSKVDRSEMEPSLTVSLIGTKGEVEDLKLTLKEKITTNKTHSFLLVAEKDIGDLLMVKFKWQESTNWSASSMLKMVSSWWSGDSADSEVEVHKIRIRVGETQKKMLFCVKGPHALSLQQEVTFVKCKINGKKQT; encoded by the exons ATGAAAGGGTTGCAAGTGCAATGTCTTTACTTTCTTGTGTTAAATTCAGTATTGTCTGTCTCGTCTTTGGAAGAGGACCACTCCGTTCATACCCTTG agaatttgtcagtaagtcaaactggcctcacaaccgaacaccacaccagcccaggacctccacatccggcttcttcacctgcgggatcgtctgagaccagccactctAACA ATAATTTTATGGACAACTTCAAGGACTTGTTTCAAAAGAACGATGCCACTCCTCATGCCTTCACCAAATTCTCCCTCCGGAAGCCTTTGATGCCAGAAGATGACATCTGTTACATCATCCCCagcaacccagagtctctcaaaGAATGCACTTTCAACAGCACCTCTAAAACTTTCCTTGTGATCCATGGCTGGACA GTGAGCGGCTTGTTTGAGAGCTGGGTGGCCAAACTGGTGTCAGCGCTGTATGAGAGAGAGCAGGATGCCAATGTGATCGTGGTGGACTGGCTGTACACAGCCCAGAACCACTATCCTGTAGCCGCCCAGGACACCAAGATGGTGGGACAAGAGATCGCTCACTTCATTGACTGGCTGGAG GAGGCAACCAATATCCCTCTTGATAACCTCCACCTCATTGGCTACAGTCTTGGTGCTCATGTGGCAGGATTCGCTGGGAGTCACGCCTCTAATAAAGTCGGCAGAATAACTG GTCTTGACCCAGCCGGGCCAGACTTTGAGGGAGAGCATGCTCACCACCGCCTGTCCCCAGATGATGCTCACTTTGTGGACGTTCTTCACACCTTCACACAGGGTTCTCTGGGCTTCAGCATCGGCATCCGGCAGCCTGTGGGTCATGTGGACATATACCCCAATGGAGGCAGTTTCCAGCCAGGCTGCAATCTGCAAAGCACCCTGGAGACTATTTCAAAATATGGTCTCTTTG CCATCACTGACATTCCCAGATGTTCCCATGAGCGTTCCATTTACCTGTTCATCGACTCTCTGGTCAACGAGCAGGAGGCCAGCATGGCATATCGCTGCGGGAGCAACGATATGTTTGACCGCGGAATGTGCCTCAGCTGCCGCAAGAACCACTGTAACACCGTGGGCTACAACATCAGAAAGATTTGCATGACACGCAGCATCAAGATGTACACCAAGACCAAAGACTCCATGCCGTTCAGAGTCTATCATTACCAGCTGAAGATCCACTTCTCCAGCAAGGTGGACAGGTCTGAGATGGAGCCTTCACTGACAGTCTCTCTGATTGGAACCAAAGGAGAAGTTGAAGACCTCAAGCTGACACT AAAGGAGAAGATAACGACCAATAAGACCCATTCCTTCCTGTTGGTAGCGGAGAAAGACATAGGTGACCTCCTGATGGTAAAGTTCAAGTGGCAGGAGTCTACTAACTGGTCAGCCTCGTCCATGCTAAAAATGGTGTCATCTTGGTGGTCAGGTGACTCTGCGGATTCTGAAGTGGAGGTTCACAAAATACGCATCAGAGTCGGGGAGACACAGAAAAA GATGTTGTTCTGCGTTAAAGGTCCTCATGCCCTCAGCTTACAACAGGAAGTGACATTTGTAAAATGCAAAATTAatggaaaaaaacaaacatga
- the lpla gene encoding lipoprotein lipase: MGKENTYLVTVWIILANICASFSSTPEQTLFGNNNSTEWLEDLTDIVSKFSLRTAEVPDDDLCYIVPGQPLTIPECEFNPETQTFVVIHGWTVTGLFESWVPKLVTALYEREPKANVIVVDWLTRAQQHYPTSAAYTKLVGRDVAKFVNWLQKTLDYPWERIHLLGYSLGAHVAGIAGLLTNHKVSRITGLDPAGPTFEHADNQTTLSPDDALFVDVLHTNTRGSPDRSIGIQRPVGHVDIYPNGGTFQPGCDLQNTMMMIATTGIHNMDQIVKCSHERSIHLFIDSLVNAAEHQTMAYRCSSKEAFMKGMCLNCRKNRCNKVGYGVNKVRLPRSTKMYLKTREMMPFKLFHYQVKVHFFSSEKLDYTEQPMKISLYGTHDEKTDIPYIMPFLNTNSTVSFLLTTDVDIGELLMVKLRWEKDAYFSWSDWWGNSNFHIRKMRVKAGETQSKVIFSAKDGEFAYLVRGKDDAVFVKSKEDNMSRKEKTMHRLKMQGSLFKKNTA, encoded by the exons ATGGGAAAAGAAAATACCTATTTGGTCACCGTTTGGATAATTCTGGCAAATATCTGTGCATCTTTTTCAAGTACACCAGAACAAACACTTTTTG GAAACAACAACTCTACTGAATGGCTTGAGGACCTCACTGACATTGTATCCAAGTTCTCCCTGAGAACCGCTGAGGTACCAGATGATGACCTGTGCTACATTGTTCCTGGCCAGCCCTTAACCATCCCAGAGTGTGAATTCAACCCTGAGACTCAGACGTTCGTGGTTATTCATGGATGGACG GTCACAGGGCTATTTGAGAGCTGGGTCCCAAAGCTGGTGACAGCGCTGTATGAGAGGGAGCCCAAGGCTAACGTTATCGTGGTGGACTGGCTGACCCGGGCCCAGCAGCACTACCCTACCTCCGCCGCTTACACCAAGCTGGTGGGCAGAGACGTAGCCAAGTTTGTCAACTGGCTGCAG AAAACACTGGACTACCCCTGGGAGAGGATACATCTGCTGGGATACAGTCTGGGGGCTCATGTAGCCGGCATCGCCGGTCTCCTCACCAACCACAAAGTCAGCAGGATCACAG GTTTGGACCCAGCCGGCCCGACCTTTGAGCACGCTGACAACCAGACCACCCTGTCCCCAGATGATGCTCTCTTCGTGGACGTCCTGCACACCAACACCCGGGGCTCCCCAGACCGCAGCATCGGCATCCAGAGACCGGTGGGCCATGTGGACATCTACCCCAACGGAGGAACCTTCCAGCCAGGCTGTGACCTGCAGAACACCATGATGATGATTGCCACCACAGGCATCCATA ATATGGACCAGATTGTGAAGTGTTCCCACGAGCGCTCCATCCACCTATTCATCGACTCACTGGTGAATGCAGCAGAGCATCAGACCATGGCCTACCGCTGCAGCTCCAAGGAGGCCTTCATGAAGGGAATGTGTCTCAACTGTCGCAAGAACCGTTGCAACAAGGTGGGCTACGGCGTCAACAAGGTCCGCCTGCCCCGGAGCACCAAGATGTACCTCAAGACCCGCGAGATGATGCCCTTCAAAC TTTTCCATTACCAAGTGAAGGTGCATTTCTTCAGCAGCGAGAAACTGGACTACACTGAGCAGCCCATGAAAATCTCTCTGTACGGAACCCATGATGAGAAGACAGACATTCCCTACATCAT GCCGTTCCTGAACACTAACAGCACCGTGTCCTTCCTGCTGACCACCGACGTGGACATCGGGGAGCTGCTTATGGTCAAGCTGCGTTGGGAGAAAGACGCTTACTTCAGCTGGTCTGACTGGTGGGGTAACAGCAACTTCCACATCCGCAAAATGCGTGTTAAGGCCGGGGAGACTCAGTCCAA GGTGATCTTCAGCGCTAAAGATGGAGAGTTTGCCTACCTCGTCAGAGGAAAAGACGACGCAGTCTTTGTCAAATCAAAAGAGGACAACATGAGCCGGAAAGAGAAAAC GATGCACAGGCTCAAGATGCAGGGAAGCCTCTTCAAGAAGAACACTGCATGA
- the LOC135524590 gene encoding lipoprotein lipase-like isoform X2: MKGLQVQCLYFLVLNSVLSVSSLEEDHSVHTLDNFMDNFKDLFQKNDATPHAFTKFSLRKPLMPEDDICYIIPSNPESLKECTFNSTSKTFLVIHGWTVSGLFESWVAKLVSALYEREQDANVIVVDWLYTAQNHYPVAAQDTKMVGQEIAHFIDWLEEATNIPLDNLHLIGYSLGAHVAGFAGSHASNKVGRITGLDPAGPDFEGEHAHHRLSPDDAHFVDVLHTFTQGSLGFSIGIRQPVGHVDIYPNGGSFQPGCNLQSTLETISKYGLFAITDIPRCSHERSIYLFIDSLVNEQEASMAYRCGSNDMFDRGMCLSCRKNHCNTVGYNIRKICMTRSIKMYTKTKDSMPFRVYHYQLKIHFSSKVDRSEMEPSLTVSLIGTKGEVEDLKLTLKEKITTNKTHSFLLVAEKDIGDLLMVKFKWQESTNWSASSMLKMVSSWWSGDSADSEVEVHKIRIRVGETQKKMLFCVKGPHALSLQQEVTFVKCKINGKKQT; the protein is encoded by the exons ATGAAAGGGTTGCAAGTGCAATGTCTTTACTTTCTTGTGTTAAATTCAGTATTGTCTGTCTCGTCTTTGGAAGAGGACCACTCCGTTCATACCCTTG ATAATTTTATGGACAACTTCAAGGACTTGTTTCAAAAGAACGATGCCACTCCTCATGCCTTCACCAAATTCTCCCTCCGGAAGCCTTTGATGCCAGAAGATGACATCTGTTACATCATCCCCagcaacccagagtctctcaaaGAATGCACTTTCAACAGCACCTCTAAAACTTTCCTTGTGATCCATGGCTGGACA GTGAGCGGCTTGTTTGAGAGCTGGGTGGCCAAACTGGTGTCAGCGCTGTATGAGAGAGAGCAGGATGCCAATGTGATCGTGGTGGACTGGCTGTACACAGCCCAGAACCACTATCCTGTAGCCGCCCAGGACACCAAGATGGTGGGACAAGAGATCGCTCACTTCATTGACTGGCTGGAG GAGGCAACCAATATCCCTCTTGATAACCTCCACCTCATTGGCTACAGTCTTGGTGCTCATGTGGCAGGATTCGCTGGGAGTCACGCCTCTAATAAAGTCGGCAGAATAACTG GTCTTGACCCAGCCGGGCCAGACTTTGAGGGAGAGCATGCTCACCACCGCCTGTCCCCAGATGATGCTCACTTTGTGGACGTTCTTCACACCTTCACACAGGGTTCTCTGGGCTTCAGCATCGGCATCCGGCAGCCTGTGGGTCATGTGGACATATACCCCAATGGAGGCAGTTTCCAGCCAGGCTGCAATCTGCAAAGCACCCTGGAGACTATTTCAAAATATGGTCTCTTTG CCATCACTGACATTCCCAGATGTTCCCATGAGCGTTCCATTTACCTGTTCATCGACTCTCTGGTCAACGAGCAGGAGGCCAGCATGGCATATCGCTGCGGGAGCAACGATATGTTTGACCGCGGAATGTGCCTCAGCTGCCGCAAGAACCACTGTAACACCGTGGGCTACAACATCAGAAAGATTTGCATGACACGCAGCATCAAGATGTACACCAAGACCAAAGACTCCATGCCGTTCAGAGTCTATCATTACCAGCTGAAGATCCACTTCTCCAGCAAGGTGGACAGGTCTGAGATGGAGCCTTCACTGACAGTCTCTCTGATTGGAACCAAAGGAGAAGTTGAAGACCTCAAGCTGACACT AAAGGAGAAGATAACGACCAATAAGACCCATTCCTTCCTGTTGGTAGCGGAGAAAGACATAGGTGACCTCCTGATGGTAAAGTTCAAGTGGCAGGAGTCTACTAACTGGTCAGCCTCGTCCATGCTAAAAATGGTGTCATCTTGGTGGTCAGGTGACTCTGCGGATTCTGAAGTGGAGGTTCACAAAATACGCATCAGAGTCGGGGAGACACAGAAAAA GATGTTGTTCTGCGTTAAAGGTCCTCATGCCCTCAGCTTACAACAGGAAGTGACATTTGTAAAATGCAAAATTAatggaaaaaaacaaacatga